The Pontibacter pudoricolor genome contains a region encoding:
- a CDS encoding M16 family metallopeptidase — protein MLDRTKAPEIKEIDAVSLQVAEVSHLSNGVKLHIIKSETQPVVRLDFVFKAGKVYETVKGASDLSAKMLFEGTTNYTAKQIAETIAYYGASFDNNHGYDRSEYTLYCLSKYVPDLMPVVLDVLQNPVFPAEEFAILKNRNQQNLKIQRQKNNYLATHSFTKLIYGKDHPYVFGYDEGELDAISLEDVKSFYNNNYSLEGLEIFACGAISEDVEDLLIKELSGLKAPSQMPGKVHFVTDGTKDTSAFDEIKDSLQSSIRTGLTFPHISHPDYHKLTVLNEILGGYFGSRLMRNIREDKGYTYGIYSTISPKEKDSMFYIGTDVNYEVTNKTIAEIRKEIKLLQDELIEEDELKTVQSYMIGKFLNNIATIFEQADKYKRIILYNLTPEFYSNYLTTIRTITPQEIQELAITYLDTNNLKTAIAGRKAE, from the coding sequence ATGCTTGACAGAACAAAAGCACCAGAAATAAAAGAAATAGATGCAGTTTCACTTCAGGTAGCAGAGGTATCGCACCTGTCTAACGGAGTAAAACTACACATCATAAAAAGCGAAACCCAGCCAGTAGTAAGGCTGGATTTTGTTTTTAAAGCCGGTAAAGTTTACGAAACTGTAAAAGGAGCATCAGACTTGTCTGCCAAAATGCTCTTCGAGGGTACCACCAACTATACAGCAAAACAGATAGCCGAAACTATAGCCTACTATGGCGCTTCTTTCGACAATAACCACGGCTACGACAGGTCAGAATACACATTATATTGCTTGTCTAAATATGTGCCCGATCTGATGCCTGTAGTACTGGATGTATTACAGAACCCGGTTTTCCCGGCTGAGGAATTTGCCATATTAAAAAACAGAAATCAGCAGAATCTGAAAATACAGCGTCAGAAAAACAATTACCTGGCAACACACTCCTTCACTAAACTGATTTACGGTAAGGACCATCCTTATGTATTCGGATATGATGAAGGCGAACTAGATGCTATCTCTCTGGAAGATGTTAAATCATTTTACAATAACAACTATAGTCTTGAGGGCTTAGAGATTTTTGCATGTGGTGCTATTTCTGAGGATGTAGAAGACTTACTGATAAAAGAACTATCAGGGCTGAAGGCCCCTTCACAAATGCCTGGTAAGGTCCATTTTGTAACTGATGGGACAAAAGATACTAGTGCATTTGACGAAATAAAAGATAGCCTTCAATCATCTATCCGAACGGGTCTAACATTTCCTCATATTTCTCATCCAGACTACCATAAGTTAACAGTACTAAATGAAATACTAGGCGGTTATTTTGGTTCCAGGTTAATGCGCAATATCAGGGAAGACAAGGGTTACACCTATGGCATCTATTCTACCATATCTCCGAAAGAAAAGGACAGCATGTTTTACATTGGAACGGATGTTAACTATGAAGTAACAAATAAAACGATAGCTGAAATCAGAAAAGAAATAAAGCTATTGCAGGATGAGCTTATAGAGGAGGATGAATTAAAAACAGTACAGAGTTATATGATCGGTAAGTTTTTGAATAATATAGCTACTATTTTTGAGCAGGCTGACAAATATAAACGCATCATACTTTATAATTTAACACCTGAGTTTTATTCAAACTACTTAACAACGATAAGAACCATTACTCCTCAGGAGATCCAGGAACTTGCAATAACTTACCTCGACACAAATAATTTAAAAACAGCTATTGCAGGACGTAAAGCAGAGTAA
- the porV gene encoding type IX secretion system outer membrane channel protein PorV — MYRKSILLKAAAFALTFIAAPAAYAQTTIGQEGQVLTTAVPVLLVAPDSRSAALGEAGVALSPDANSPFWNPAKLGFVPNDLSVSFSYSPWLRNITDDMSLNYLSGYKKINETSAISLSLMYFDLGDIQFIDENRQPIQDFNPKEYAISVAYGQALSEYLSLGVAARFIHSNLAGDVNVSGSNTEAQPGNTASVDVGVYYNRDLNQNINLGLGANISNIGGKIAYSESAAKSFLPTNLKLGTAVKYNMDAFNSITFLLDANKLLVPSPSADPDQSVVAGIFSSFGDAEGGASEEFKEVNFNTGLEYWYNNLFAARAGYFYENEEKGGRQFFSMGLGLRYQKFGVDAAYLIPNDQNNPLAQTIRFSIALNLD, encoded by the coding sequence ATGTACAGAAAAAGTATACTCTTAAAGGCCGCAGCTTTTGCATTAACCTTTATAGCAGCACCTGCTGCCTACGCCCAAACAACTATAGGCCAGGAAGGGCAGGTATTAACTACTGCAGTGCCGGTTTTACTGGTAGCTCCGGATTCCAGATCAGCTGCTCTTGGCGAGGCGGGTGTCGCTTTATCTCCGGATGCAAACTCACCTTTCTGGAACCCTGCCAAGTTGGGATTTGTGCCGAACGACCTGAGTGTAAGCTTCTCTTATTCTCCATGGCTACGTAACATCACTGACGACATGTCGCTGAACTACCTTTCAGGGTATAAAAAGATAAATGAGACTTCGGCTATCTCTCTTTCCCTGATGTATTTCGACTTAGGAGATATCCAGTTCATAGACGAGAACCGCCAGCCTATCCAGGATTTCAATCCAAAGGAGTATGCCATATCAGTAGCGTATGGACAGGCCCTGAGCGAGTATCTGAGCTTAGGTGTTGCAGCGCGTTTTATACACTCTAACCTTGCCGGCGATGTAAATGTGAGCGGCTCTAATACCGAAGCGCAGCCAGGCAACACGGCATCGGTTGATGTGGGCGTGTACTATAACCGTGACCTTAACCAGAACATTAACCTGGGTTTAGGAGCCAACATTTCCAACATAGGTGGCAAAATTGCCTATTCTGAGTCTGCTGCAAAAAGCTTTCTGCCAACCAATCTTAAGTTAGGTACTGCTGTAAAATATAACATGGATGCGTTTAACTCGATCACGTTCCTGTTAGATGCCAACAAACTACTGGTACCATCTCCTTCTGCTGACCCTGATCAGTCGGTAGTAGCGGGTATCTTCTCATCCTTTGGTGATGCTGAAGGCGGAGCCAGCGAAGAGTTTAAAGAAGTAAACTTTAATACAGGTTTAGAGTACTGGTATAATAACTTGTTTGCAGCGCGTGCCGGTTATTTTTATGAGAACGAAGAAAAAGGAGGTCGCCAGTTCTTCTCGATGGGCCTGGGCTTACGTTACCAGAAATTTGGTGTAGATGCCGCCTATCTTATCCCTAACGACCAGAATAATCCGCTAGCGCAAACTATACGTTTCAGTATTGCGTTGAACCTGGATTAA
- the porU gene encoding type IX secretion system sortase PorU — MAGTAVAQHKAPEPITLTWDVQESVFPVQGHEAKIPSFKGATIDLLQRLPYYRLSIPNTHISSFKVTEAVFAPFSGKEQEQFKGITFGNDVKVEFVNARQHKQPATIVSILPIRRNPQTNQLEKLTRFSYSYSSATIATQSINRTSSNFTNNSILSSGDWYKLAVTQSGVHKIDKATLQALGINTQDLDPKTIQLFGNGGSMLPQPNSAQVVDDLQENAIVVSGEQDGQFNDNDFILFYGQGPHTWHYNPQQDKFEHTFNVYSDTTFYFLRVGYALGARVQTRNQATGATQTITTFNERVFHERDLMNAVHSGREWYGEDFSTFTPTREITLPVTGIVPNSAVKLTAAVMGNSSTDCSFGFKFGSQTIGTVPISGRGTYSYHPEGIDGSRTFTFNQQQLGSTTEARATITFNMPSDGAATGNLNFLELNYSRQLKLYSDQTSFRATATIGNGVSNYSITDAPATAIVWDVTDPFRPLRQQTNYSTTLQFATIADGLREFVVFTDNNISLKPIVKGKVANQNLHSLNLDGRIDHVIITHPSLLQQAQRLAEHRKSKSNLQSIVVTTTQVYNEFSSGAQDVTAIRNFMRMLYNRSNKSADELMYLLLFGDASYDYKNRLPANTNLVPVYESRQSLHPISSYSSEDYYGFLDENEGEWAENNLGDHLLDIGIGRLPAKNIQEAATLVDKILAYESSEHFGKWRSQVTLVSDDGDFNEHQADAEFLADFLETRAPNYTTNKLYLDLYRQEAVANGQRAPDLNRDLTTAVEQGSLLINYTGHGNEVSWAAEQILTLPQVEDWQNQNNLTFMLTATCEFGRYDDPARVSGAEVAMLHNQGAAVGLVTTTRPVYSSSNRVLNRNFFKAAFTPLSGKMSRLGNVVLQTKNKSITDNISGSRGVYNRNFTLLCDPALQLASPDLQAEITHINGRLVATDTLSALGKVTMQGRVATSNGTIATNYNGTLRITIYEKQTIQQTFGDEKAPVVPVKQRKNVLYDGTATITNGLFTISFVVPKDIAYQYGSGKIILYASNETQDAVGSNTTIAVGGTARNITADNTPPTINLFLEDESFVFGGSTSQNPSLLIKLFDENGINTAGLGIGHELIAILDENKENPIVLNDYYSSDKDSYQSGKINYALKNLKPGPHSLRFKAWDTHNNASEEYIEFFVSNNEDFSLDHVLNYPNPFSTKTTFHFDHNRAGDDLDIQIQIYTISGKLVKTLQTISVGSPAHVAALSWNGRDEYNDLLARGVYIYKVRVRSRQDGKSISKFEKLVILN; from the coding sequence ATGGCTGGCACAGCTGTAGCCCAACACAAGGCACCTGAACCCATAACACTTACCTGGGATGTACAGGAATCCGTTTTCCCGGTGCAGGGCCATGAAGCCAAAATCCCCTCTTTTAAAGGCGCAACGATAGATCTGCTGCAACGCCTGCCCTATTACCGGTTATCCATCCCCAACACGCACATCAGCAGTTTTAAGGTAACAGAAGCTGTATTTGCACCATTCTCAGGTAAAGAACAGGAACAGTTTAAAGGCATCACTTTTGGCAATGATGTAAAGGTTGAGTTCGTAAATGCGCGACAGCATAAACAACCGGCAACTATAGTTTCGATCCTGCCCATCCGCAGAAATCCGCAAACCAATCAACTCGAAAAACTTACCCGCTTCAGCTATAGTTATAGCTCGGCAACTATAGCCACGCAAAGCATAAACCGCACTAGCAGCAACTTTACAAACAACTCGATACTAAGCTCCGGCGACTGGTATAAACTGGCTGTAACGCAATCCGGAGTTCATAAAATAGATAAGGCTACCCTACAGGCACTAGGCATTAACACACAGGATTTAGATCCTAAAACGATTCAGCTTTTCGGGAATGGAGGTAGTATGTTGCCGCAGCCAAACAGTGCGCAGGTTGTGGATGATCTGCAGGAAAATGCGATTGTTGTAAGCGGTGAGCAGGACGGGCAATTTAACGACAACGATTTCATCCTTTTTTATGGGCAGGGTCCGCACACCTGGCACTATAATCCCCAACAGGATAAGTTTGAGCACACGTTTAACGTTTACTCCGATACTACTTTTTACTTTTTAAGAGTGGGTTACGCCCTAGGAGCGCGCGTGCAGACCCGAAACCAGGCAACCGGCGCAACACAAACTATAACTACCTTTAACGAACGGGTTTTCCATGAGCGCGACCTGATGAACGCCGTGCACTCGGGCCGCGAATGGTACGGCGAGGATTTCAGTACGTTTACCCCAACCCGCGAGATCACACTTCCGGTTACCGGCATTGTTCCGAATTCAGCGGTAAAGCTAACGGCAGCTGTTATGGGCAACTCTTCTACCGATTGCTCTTTCGGTTTTAAGTTCGGGAGTCAGACGATTGGCACAGTTCCCATATCTGGGCGCGGCACCTATAGTTACCACCCCGAGGGAATAGACGGCAGCAGGACGTTTACTTTTAACCAACAGCAGTTAGGAAGCACTACGGAGGCAAGGGCAACTATAACCTTCAACATGCCTTCCGATGGCGCGGCAACGGGCAACCTTAATTTCCTCGAACTGAACTATAGCCGCCAGCTCAAACTATACAGCGACCAGACCAGCTTCAGGGCAACGGCCACTATAGGCAACGGCGTTAGCAACTATAGCATTACGGATGCGCCGGCCACGGCTATAGTATGGGATGTAACCGATCCGTTTCGCCCGTTACGACAGCAAACCAACTATAGCACTACCTTACAGTTTGCAACTATAGCTGATGGGCTGCGCGAGTTTGTGGTTTTTACCGATAATAACATCAGCTTAAAACCTATAGTTAAAGGCAAAGTTGCTAACCAGAACCTGCACAGCCTTAACCTGGATGGGCGCATTGATCATGTCATTATCACGCATCCTTCGCTGCTGCAGCAGGCTCAACGGCTGGCAGAGCACCGAAAATCCAAAAGCAACCTCCAAAGTATAGTTGTAACTACCACGCAGGTCTATAACGAGTTCTCTTCAGGCGCTCAGGATGTAACGGCCATCCGTAATTTTATGCGCATGCTGTATAATCGTAGCAACAAATCTGCTGATGAGCTGATGTATCTGTTACTTTTCGGAGATGCTTCTTACGACTATAAAAACCGCCTGCCTGCTAATACCAATCTAGTTCCGGTTTACGAATCGCGCCAGTCGCTGCACCCTATTTCCAGCTATTCTTCCGAAGATTATTATGGTTTCCTGGATGAAAATGAAGGCGAATGGGCTGAAAATAATTTAGGCGATCATCTGCTCGACATCGGGATCGGGCGCCTGCCGGCAAAAAATATACAGGAAGCTGCCACACTGGTTGATAAGATACTGGCCTACGAAAGCAGCGAGCACTTTGGCAAATGGCGCAGCCAGGTAACACTTGTGTCGGATGACGGTGATTTTAACGAACACCAGGCCGATGCCGAATTCCTGGCAGATTTCCTGGAAACCAGGGCCCCCAACTATACCACCAACAAACTATACCTGGACCTGTACCGCCAGGAGGCTGTAGCCAATGGCCAGCGCGCCCCCGACCTGAACCGCGACCTTACCACTGCTGTAGAACAGGGATCGTTACTGATAAACTATACCGGCCACGGCAACGAGGTAAGCTGGGCAGCCGAGCAGATACTAACTTTACCACAGGTTGAAGACTGGCAGAACCAGAACAATCTTACGTTTATGCTTACTGCTACCTGCGAGTTTGGCCGCTACGACGATCCGGCCCGCGTATCCGGGGCAGAGGTAGCAATGCTACACAATCAGGGCGCAGCGGTTGGCCTGGTTACTACTACCCGACCTGTTTATTCGAGCAGCAACCGGGTTCTTAACCGTAATTTTTTTAAAGCCGCCTTTACACCTCTATCAGGTAAAATGTCGCGTTTAGGAAATGTGGTACTTCAGACCAAGAATAAAAGCATTACAGATAATATCAGCGGCTCACGTGGGGTGTATAACCGTAACTTCACGTTGCTCTGCGACCCTGCCCTGCAACTGGCATCTCCTGACCTGCAGGCTGAGATCACCCACATTAACGGCCGCTTGGTTGCTACCGACACCTTAAGCGCATTGGGCAAAGTAACGATGCAGGGCAGAGTTGCAACATCTAACGGAACTATAGCTACAAACTATAACGGCACGCTGCGCATCACCATCTACGAGAAACAAACTATACAGCAAACCTTCGGAGATGAGAAAGCCCCGGTTGTACCCGTAAAACAGCGAAAAAATGTATTGTATGATGGCACTGCAACTATAACCAATGGCCTGTTCACAATCAGCTTTGTTGTTCCGAAAGACATTGCTTACCAGTATGGCTCCGGGAAAATAATATTATATGCCAGCAACGAAACCCAGGATGCTGTAGGCTCCAATACAACTATAGCAGTGGGCGGTACAGCCCGGAACATTACAGCAGATAACACGCCACCAACTATAAATCTGTTTTTAGAAGACGAGTCTTTTGTATTCGGGGGCAGCACCAGCCAGAATCCGTCACTGTTAATTAAGCTGTTTGACGAAAACGGTATTAACACGGCCGGCTTAGGTATCGGGCACGAACTGATAGCCATTCTGGATGAAAATAAAGAGAACCCGATTGTACTTAACGATTACTATAGTTCGGATAAAGACAGCTACCAGAGCGGGAAAATAAATTATGCGCTTAAAAACTTAAAACCAGGTCCGCACTCGCTCCGTTTTAAGGCCTGGGATACGCACAACAACGCTTCCGAAGAATATATAGAGTTTTTTGTATCTAATAATGAGGATTTTTCGTTAGATCATGTGCTTAACTATCCTAACCCGTTTTCTACAAAAACAACGTTTCATTTTGACCATAACCGTGCAGGAGACGATCTGGATATACAAATACAGATTTACACTATTTCCGGAAAGCTGGTAAAAACTTTACAAACTATAAGTGTGGGTTCGCCAGCACATGTAGCAGCTTTATCCTGGAATGGCCGCGATGAGTATAATGATTTGCTTGCACGTGGCGTTTATATATATAAAGTTAGGGTGCGATCCCGTCAGGATGGCAAAAGCATATCTAAATTTGAAAAACTTGTCATATTAAACTGA
- the purS gene encoding phosphoribosylformylglycinamidine synthase subunit PurS — MKFVAEINVMPRPELLDPQGKAVLLGLEHLGLDQVENVRIGKHITLHLDAENETIAREKVDKACSKLLANLIMESYEYELKQV; from the coding sequence ATGAAATTCGTTGCCGAAATAAATGTAATGCCCCGCCCGGAATTGTTAGACCCACAAGGTAAAGCTGTGCTGCTTGGCCTGGAGCACCTTGGCCTGGACCAGGTAGAGAACGTGCGCATTGGCAAACACATTACCCTGCACCTTGATGCCGAAAATGAAACTATAGCCCGCGAGAAAGTGGACAAAGCCTGCAGCAAACTGTTGGCAAACCTGATCATGGAGTCGTACGAATACGAGCTGAAGCAAGTATAA
- the pssA gene encoding CDP-diacylglycerol--serine O-phosphatidyltransferase, with translation MKKHIPNFITCLNLFSGCVALYFIFQNELVYASYLVGLAAVFDFLDGMVARVLGAYSEIGKQLDSLADVISFGVVPGAMMFMLLKRAEGDLFLPETIVPFAGFIITIFSALRLAKFNIDTRQTTSFIGLPTPACAIFVASLPLILASGELMAFAIILNKLVLLVTTLILSFLLVAELPLFALKFKNLNWADNSVRFIFVGLSVMLLALLNFAAIPLIIVLYIVLSIFNKQTA, from the coding sequence ATGAAGAAACACATCCCTAACTTTATAACCTGCCTTAACCTGTTTTCGGGTTGTGTGGCGCTGTACTTTATTTTCCAGAACGAGCTGGTGTATGCCTCTTACCTGGTTGGACTGGCTGCCGTTTTTGATTTTTTAGATGGGATGGTTGCCCGCGTACTGGGCGCTTACTCTGAAATCGGCAAACAACTGGACTCGCTGGCAGACGTGATCTCGTTTGGCGTGGTGCCTGGCGCGATGATGTTTATGCTGTTGAAACGTGCGGAAGGCGACCTTTTTTTGCCGGAAACTATAGTTCCGTTTGCTGGTTTCATCATCACAATTTTCTCGGCCCTGCGTCTGGCAAAATTTAACATCGATACGCGTCAGACCACATCGTTTATAGGATTGCCTACGCCGGCCTGCGCTATTTTTGTGGCTTCGTTGCCGCTTATACTGGCCAGCGGCGAACTGATGGCTTTTGCGATCATCCTGAACAAGCTGGTATTACTGGTAACTACGCTTATCCTTTCGTTTTTGCTGGTGGCCGAACTGCCTTTATTTGCACTAAAATTCAAGAACCTGAACTGGGCCGATAATTCTGTACGTTTTATTTTCGTGGGTCTTTCGGTTATGTTACTGGCTCTTCTTAACTTCGCAGCTATACCACTCATCATAGTGCTATATATAGTGTTATCTATTTTCAATAAACAAACCGCGTAA
- a CDS encoding MBL fold metallo-hydrolase, producing MKITRFTFNPFAENTYLLHDDTNECVVVDPGCSDAGEKEQLKNYIKDNGLKVVRLLNTHCHIDHVLGNKFVANAYNVALEIHEKDLETLRAIPVYAPVYGITNYEEQLPAAYLKEGEQVKFGNTTLEIIFAPGHAPGHVVFYHKEDKTLIAGDVLFQESIGRTDLPGGDHETLLNSIRTKLFTLPDEVTVYPGHGPETTIGHEKKYNPFLQ from the coding sequence ATGAAAATTACACGCTTTACCTTTAACCCCTTTGCCGAGAACACTTACCTGCTGCACGACGACACCAACGAGTGCGTAGTTGTAGACCCGGGCTGTTCGGATGCCGGCGAAAAAGAGCAGCTAAAGAACTATATAAAAGACAACGGCCTGAAAGTGGTTCGCCTGCTGAACACGCATTGCCACATAGACCACGTGCTGGGAAATAAGTTTGTAGCCAATGCTTATAATGTAGCCCTTGAGATACACGAAAAAGACCTGGAAACACTGCGTGCTATTCCGGTTTATGCGCCGGTTTACGGCATTACCAATTACGAGGAACAATTACCGGCAGCCTATTTAAAAGAAGGCGAACAGGTAAAATTTGGTAACACTACTTTGGAGATCATTTTTGCGCCAGGCCATGCGCCGGGCCATGTGGTTTTCTATCATAAAGAAGATAAGACCCTGATTGCCGGCGATGTGCTGTTCCAGGAAAGCATTGGCCGCACCGATTTGCCGGGCGGCGACCACGAAACACTTTTAAACAGTATCAGAACCAAACTTTTTACCTTACCTGATGAGGTTACCGTTTACCCGGGCCACGGGCCGGAAACAACCATTGGGCATGAGAAAAAGTACAACCCATTTTTGCAGTAA
- a CDS encoding NAD(P)/FAD-dependent oxidoreductase — protein MIYDFIVVGHGLAGAILAETLRSRGNKVLVIDEPKANSASRVAAGLLNPVAGKRFAKSWLVDMLVPAADAFYDALEARYGRALFFHKPIYKIFSTIEEQNTWMAKSADDTWNDYISATHTQTINQLGIEDPFGGIMIEKGGFLHVYDMLDLLTEDLLLQGLLLPERFEMDELQLTDEGVKYKSIEASHLIFCEGYQVIHNPYFAWLPMQPTKGEVLEVQTEQNFSPECIYNKGVYVVPEGAGRFIIGATYDWRNPDEEITEPAASELSGKFRQITKKEFEVTGHWAGIRPAVRDRKPLAGTHPIYKQLSVFNGMGSKGVLMAPYLSQHFADALAGQTELMPDIHISRYFSLYYDYIKHQNL, from the coding sequence ATGATTTATGATTTTATAGTTGTAGGCCACGGCCTGGCAGGCGCCATTTTAGCGGAAACCCTGCGCAGTCGCGGAAATAAAGTATTGGTAATTGATGAACCAAAAGCTAATTCTGCCTCGCGGGTAGCAGCTGGTTTACTGAACCCTGTGGCCGGAAAACGCTTTGCCAAATCGTGGCTCGTGGATATGCTTGTACCTGCTGCCGACGCTTTTTACGATGCCCTGGAAGCGCGTTACGGGAGAGCGTTGTTCTTCCACAAGCCCATCTATAAAATATTCTCAACTATAGAAGAGCAGAACACCTGGATGGCTAAAAGTGCCGACGACACCTGGAACGATTACATTTCTGCTACTCACACGCAAACTATAAACCAGCTTGGCATCGAAGACCCGTTTGGGGGAATCATGATCGAGAAAGGCGGATTTTTGCACGTGTATGACATGCTGGATCTGCTGACGGAAGACCTTTTGCTGCAGGGTTTACTATTGCCGGAGCGGTTCGAGATGGATGAATTGCAGCTAACAGATGAAGGTGTGAAGTATAAAAGTATAGAAGCCAGCCATCTGATCTTTTGCGAAGGCTACCAGGTCATCCACAACCCTTATTTTGCCTGGCTGCCGATGCAACCAACCAAAGGTGAAGTGCTGGAAGTGCAGACCGAACAGAATTTCAGCCCGGAATGCATCTATAACAAAGGCGTTTACGTTGTTCCGGAAGGAGCAGGCCGCTTTATAATCGGGGCAACTTACGACTGGCGAAATCCGGATGAAGAAATAACCGAACCGGCAGCAAGTGAGCTGAGCGGAAAGTTCAGGCAGATTACCAAAAAGGAGTTTGAAGTTACAGGGCATTGGGCTGGTATACGGCCCGCAGTTCGCGACCGAAAACCACTGGCTGGAACGCACCCAATCTATAAGCAACTAAGTGTGTTTAACGGAATGGGTTCGAAAGGCGTATTAATGGCTCCATATCTGTCTCAGCACTTTGCCGATGCACTGGCCGGGCAAACAGAATTAATGCCTGACATACATATTTCGCGATATTTTTCGTTATATTACGACTACATAAAACACCAAAACCTATAG